Below is a window of Candidatus Methylomirabilota bacterium DNA.
TGCGCCGAGCCCTACTCGAGGGACGCGATGACGAACGCGAGGCGACCGTGGGCCGCGCGCAGGACGGCCTCGACGCGCTCGGGGCTGTCGGCCCGCGCGAAGATGAACCCGAGGTACCGCGAGCCCTCGGGGAGAGGGACCAGCTCCTGGCCCACGTGGGCCGTGATCACGACCTCCTCGATCCCGGGCACGGCTCGGGCCGCCGCCTGCCCCTCGACCGCTTCCAGCACGCCGCGGCCCGGGATCGGGATCATCATCACGCCCGCCGGCTGCCGCTCGCGCTCGAGCGAGGCGATGTCCAGCCGGAGGGCGTGGCGCAGGATGATCTCCTCCAGCGTGAGCCCGGTGCCGAAGCGGAGGGTCCGCGAGCAGAGGCCGCCGATCGACCGGGCGGCGATCTCGATGAGCCACGCCCGGGGCGGCGTCTCCTGGACCCGGAGCTCGGCGTGGATGGGTCCCTCGCGGAGCCCGAGCGCGCGCGCGGCCTCGGCCGCGGACGCCCCGACCGCCGCCTGGACGTCGGCCGGGAGGCGCGAGGGCGTCACGTAGATCGTCTCCTCGAAGAACGGCCCGTCGAGGGGATCGGGCTTGTCGAAGAGCGCCAGGACGTGGAGGCGGCCCTCGACGAGCAGCCCCTCCAGCGCCACCTCGCGGCCCGGCACGAAGCCCTCCACCAGGATCTGATCCGCCCCCTCGCCCAGCGCGGCGACGTCGGGGGTCTCCAGGATGGCCGCGATCCGCCGGAAGGCGGCGACGAACTCGGCTTCCGTGTCGGCGCGAATCACGCCGCGGCTGGCCGCCAGGATCGTGGGCTTCAGCACGCAGGGGTAGGCAACCCCGCGGGCCGCGGTCGCCGGGTCATCACCGAGGGTGAACAGCCGGTAGGGGGGACCGGCGACACCGGCCCGGCGGAGCGCCTCGCGCATGCGGTACTTGTTCCGGGCCGTGGCGACCGCGGGGACCGGGTTTGCCCGCAGCCCCAGGGCGTCGGCGATCGCGGCGCCCACGACCGTGGTGACGTCGTCCACCGGGACCACGGCGTCGAGCGGCCGCCGCCGGGCAAGCTCGGCCACGGTCCGAGCGGCCTTCTCGGGATCGGTGAAGTCGACGGTCAGGAGGTGGTCAGGAAACTCCGTCTCGAACGTGCTGGGCCGCTCCGAGGCCACGATCATCTCCACCCCGAGCCGGCCGGCGGCCTCGACGAAGTCCTCGGTCCGGTAGGTCGTGGTCGGAATGAGAAGGAGGAGTCGCTTCATGGGACACGCTCGCCCGGCGGGTCACCCCGCCGGGCCCGGTGTCGGAATCGCGGGGAGCCGAGAGCTAGGAGTGTGTCGGCGTAAAGCCGGCGCCGACCACCGAGCGCGTGGTGCATCGAGGAGTGCTCCGAGCGGCGGCTTCCTCGCCACCACGACGGGGGGGCATCGGGGGGGTCTTCCGAGACCCCCCCGAAATTATCTAGCCCTTGGAGGGCGAGTAGTACGGGTTGGTGCCGGACGCGTGGTCGGTCACGTCCAGGACCTCGGTGATCTCGGGGATCTCCTCGAAGATCATCCGCTCGATGCCGGCTTTCAGCGTGACGTCGGCCGCGCCGCACCCCTGACAGCCGCCGCTCATCCGCAGGTACACGGTGCTTTCCTTGACGTCGATCAGCTCGATGTACCCGCCGTGGCCCGCGACCGCCGGATTGATCGCGCTATCGAGCAGCTCCTGGACCCGCTCCTTGACCTCTGGCATGGTCGCCTCCTCTGAGTACCGCCATTGTACCGCGAATCGCCCGAGGGCGGGACCCCCCGGGGGCGCGGTGGCGTGGCGGCGGAGGCCTTGACTTGGGTGGCGCCGTGGCGCTTGATAGGGCGCATGAAATCCGCAGCCGGAGCGCGGCGGGGCGCCCCGAGTCCCGCATGACGGCCGCGCCACCGCGCTATCTGGCGGTCGTCCGGCGCGGGGAGACGGACGTCTACCGACTGCTCAAGCAGTACCTGGAGGCCCGCGGCATCGCCCACGTCGTGTGGGACCGCCGGACCGAGGAGCGGCGGCGTGCGAGTGACGCCGGGAGACCCGACCGCCGCCGGGGCGAGCGGCGCGGGCCGGCCCGGGGCGCGGGGGGCCACGCCCTCGGCTTCTTCATCGCGCGGCGGCCCGAGCCGGAGGCGTCCGTCGCGACGAAACCGGCCCGGCGGCGCGAGGCTCCGTCGCCCTGAGGGAGC
It encodes the following:
- a CDS encoding NifU family protein, giving the protein MPEVKERVQELLDSAINPAVAGHGGYIELIDVKESTVYLRMSGGCQGCGAADVTLKAGIERMIFEEIPEITEVLDVTDHASGTNPYYSPSKG
- a CDS encoding ATP-grasp domain-containing protein → MKRLLLLIPTTTYRTEDFVEAAGRLGVEMIVASERPSTFETEFPDHLLTVDFTDPEKAARTVAELARRRPLDAVVPVDDVTTVVGAAIADALGLRANPVPAVATARNKYRMREALRRAGVAGPPYRLFTLGDDPATAARGVAYPCVLKPTILAASRGVIRADTEAEFVAAFRRIAAILETPDVAALGEGADQILVEGFVPGREVALEGLLVEGRLHVLALFDKPDPLDGPFFEETIYVTPSRLPADVQAAVGASAAEAARALGLREGPIHAELRVQETPPRAWLIEIAARSIGGLCSRTLRFGTGLTLEEIILRHALRLDIASLERERQPAGVMMIPIPGRGVLEAVEGQAAARAVPGIEEVVITAHVGQELVPLPEGSRYLGFIFARADSPERVEAVLRAAHGRLAFVIASLE